One Pseudomonas tolaasii NCPPB 2192 genomic window carries:
- a CDS encoding DUF748 domain-containing protein: MKRRYSGLLWIVAVLVVVLIALDLALPYLVRNYLNDKLADMGDYRGQVADVDVALWRGAYKINGLQIVKVDGKVPVPFVKAPLIDLSVSWHSLWYDHAVVAEVQFFQPELNFVDGGNQQASQTGKGTDWREQLGKLLPITLNEVRIQDGKIAFHNFNSKPAVNIYATAVNASFYNLTNVVDVKGKRDATFEGKGMLLGQAPLEATAAFDPLSNFEDFEFRFRAKDIQLKRLNDFASAYGKFDFSAGNGDLVVEAQAEKGQLTGYIKPLLRDVEVFNWQQDVENKDKGIFRSIWEAVVGASETVLKNQNKNQFATRVELSGSVHQQNISAFSAFLAILRNGFIQAFNARYEQPKPSAD; encoded by the coding sequence ATGAAACGTCGCTACAGTGGGCTGCTATGGATCGTCGCCGTGCTGGTGGTTGTGCTGATTGCCCTGGATTTGGCCCTGCCCTATCTGGTGCGCAATTACCTGAACGACAAGCTCGCCGACATGGGCGATTACCGTGGCCAGGTCGCGGATGTGGACGTGGCCCTGTGGCGCGGCGCCTACAAGATCAACGGCCTGCAGATTGTGAAAGTCGACGGCAAAGTGCCGGTGCCGTTCGTCAAGGCGCCGCTCATCGATCTCTCGGTCAGCTGGCATTCGCTGTGGTACGACCATGCCGTGGTGGCCGAGGTGCAGTTCTTCCAGCCCGAGCTCAACTTTGTCGACGGCGGCAACCAACAGGCATCCCAGACCGGTAAGGGCACCGACTGGCGCGAACAGTTGGGCAAACTGTTACCGATCACCCTCAACGAAGTGCGCATCCAGGACGGCAAAATCGCCTTTCACAACTTCAACTCCAAGCCCGCCGTAAATATCTACGCCACCGCGGTCAACGCCAGCTTCTATAACCTTACCAACGTGGTCGACGTCAAAGGCAAGCGCGACGCCACCTTTGAAGGCAAGGGCATGCTGCTCGGCCAGGCGCCGCTGGAAGCCACCGCCGCCTTCGACCCGCTGAGCAACTTTGAAGACTTTGAATTCCGCTTTCGCGCCAAAGACATCCAGCTCAAACGCCTGAATGACTTCGCCTCGGCCTATGGCAAGTTCGACTTCAGCGCCGGCAACGGCGACCTGGTGGTCGAAGCCCAGGCGGAAAAGGGCCAGTTGACCGGCTACATCAAACCGTTGCTGCGCGATGTGGAAGTGTTCAACTGGCAGCAGGATGTGGAGAACAAGGACAAAGGCATTTTCCGCTCGATCTGGGAAGCCGTGGTCGGCGCCAGCGAAACCGTGTTGAAAAACCAGAACAAAAACCAGTTTGCCACCCGCGTGGAACTCAGTGGCAGCGTGCACCAGCAAAATATCAGCGCGTTCTCGGCATTTTTGGCGATTTTGCGTAATGGGTTTATTCAGGCTTTCAACGCCCGCTATGAACAACCCAAGCCTTCCGCAGATTAA
- the cysK gene encoding cysteine synthase A → MSRIFADNAHSIGNTPLVQINRIAPRGVTILAKIEGRNPGYSVKCRIGANMIWDAESSGKLKPGMTIVEPTSGNTGIGLAFVAAARGYKLLLTMPASMSIERRKVLKALGAELVLTEPAKGMKGAIEKAGEIVAGDPAQYFMPAQFENPANPAIHEKTTGPEIWNDTDGAVDVLVAGVGTGGTITGVSRYIKNIAGKPILSVAVEPVVSPVITQALAGEEIKPSPHKIQGIGAGFVPKNLDLSMVDRVELVTDDESKAMALRLMQEEGILCGISCGAAMAVAVRLAEKPEMQGKTIVVILPDSGERYLSSMLFSDLFTEQENQA, encoded by the coding sequence ATGAGCCGCATTTTTGCAGACAACGCGCACTCCATCGGTAACACGCCCCTGGTTCAGATCAACCGCATTGCTCCGCGTGGCGTGACCATCCTGGCCAAGATCGAAGGGCGTAACCCGGGTTACTCGGTGAAGTGCCGCATTGGCGCCAACATGATCTGGGACGCCGAAAGCAGCGGCAAACTCAAACCGGGCATGACCATTGTAGAACCGACGTCGGGCAACACCGGGATTGGCTTGGCGTTTGTCGCTGCCGCTCGTGGCTACAAATTGCTGCTGACCATGCCGGCTTCCATGAGCATCGAGCGGCGCAAAGTGCTCAAGGCCCTCGGCGCCGAGCTGGTGCTGACCGAGCCGGCCAAGGGTATGAAAGGCGCTATCGAGAAAGCCGGCGAAATCGTCGCCGGTGACCCGGCTCAGTACTTTATGCCGGCCCAGTTCGAAAACCCGGCCAACCCGGCGATCCACGAGAAAACCACCGGCCCGGAAATCTGGAACGACACCGACGGCGCGGTGGACGTGCTGGTGGCGGGCGTGGGCACCGGTGGGACCATCACCGGGGTGTCGCGCTATATCAAGAACATTGCCGGCAAACCGATTCTGTCGGTGGCCGTCGAGCCTGTTGTGTCGCCGGTGATTACCCAGGCGCTGGCCGGTGAAGAAATCAAGCCGAGCCCGCACAAGATCCAGGGGATTGGCGCCGGGTTTGTGCCGAAAAACCTCGACTTGTCGATGGTTGACCGCGTGGAACTGGTGACTGACGACGAATCCAAGGCCATGGCTTTGCGCCTGATGCAGGAAGAGGGGATTTTGTGCGGTATTTCCTGCGGCGCCGCAATGGCCGTGGCTGTGCGCCTGGCCGAGAAGCCGGAAATGCAGGGCAAGACCATTGTGGTGATTTTGCCGGACTCCGGTGAGCGCTACCTGTCGAGCATGCTGTTCAGCGATTTGT